A region of Opitutaceae bacterium DNA encodes the following proteins:
- a CDS encoding acetylxylan esterase, with the protein MVLLDAKRAFAPMRMMWRAAQALLLAIAFFHVPQNVHGQEAAQDPLGVLPVAAVVKKGEGPLRDVLRQESLAMLEKRRRAYEAINGKEKIAEYQKRLREHFIESLGGFPERTPLNARVTGELRGEGFRVEKVLFESQPGFVVSANLYLPLEGKAPHPVVLMPCGHSGSGKAAYQAPAMILARNGLAVFCFDPIGQGERRQTVRVEDVGGRSSFDPTVEHTTIAVAPILLGRNLVTDMIWDGMRAADYLETRADLDPKRIAVSGNSGGGMMTSYLIALEPRLVAAAPGCFITTSARKNEHPGPGDPEQDIFAQYRYGMDIPDYLVMAAPRPVLILSATRDYVPIAGAWEAFRDAKRIYTRLGYPERIDLVETDATHGFSLQLREGAVRWMRRWLLGIDEPVFEKETPHFSNEEIQCTPKGSVLSLPGARSIYDLNRERAARLAHERKSVWAELTDAARRERIREVANIRNVDTLPPLRAESRGSLKRPGMTIERLIFSRDGDVPLPALRFTPAQPAARACLYVHGAGKQADAGEDGPIAKLVADGTEVLAVDLRGFGETSMKAWRRGPAAVAGDNGAEYLVAYMMGRSLLGMRAEDILGVVKAWKAMPGGPAASIEMIALEDAAVPALNAAAAYPASFSSVRLVRSIESWESVIDATVPHRQLESAIHGVLRTYDLTDLVPLAGRVKYVDPVDGAGRPLGAGHSAR; encoded by the coding sequence ATGGTCCTCCTCGACGCGAAGCGCGCTTTCGCACCCATGCGGATGATGTGGCGTGCCGCCCAGGCACTGCTCCTGGCCATAGCCTTTTTCCATGTGCCGCAGAATGTGCATGGACAGGAGGCTGCGCAGGACCCGCTGGGTGTGCTGCCCGTGGCTGCGGTGGTGAAGAAGGGGGAGGGGCCGCTGCGGGATGTTCTGCGACAGGAATCGCTTGCCATGCTCGAAAAGCGTCGGAGGGCGTATGAAGCCATCAATGGAAAGGAGAAGATCGCGGAGTACCAGAAGCGTCTCCGGGAGCACTTCATTGAGTCGCTGGGAGGGTTTCCCGAGCGCACTCCGTTGAACGCGCGTGTCACCGGCGAGCTTCGCGGCGAGGGCTTCCGCGTTGAAAAGGTCCTGTTTGAAAGCCAGCCGGGGTTTGTCGTGTCGGCCAACCTGTATCTCCCGCTCGAGGGAAAGGCGCCGCACCCCGTGGTGTTGATGCCGTGCGGACATTCCGGAAGCGGAAAAGCCGCATACCAGGCGCCGGCGATGATCTTGGCCCGGAATGGACTCGCCGTATTCTGCTTCGATCCGATCGGCCAGGGGGAGCGTCGTCAGACCGTGCGGGTGGAGGACGTCGGGGGCAGGTCTTCGTTTGATCCGACGGTTGAGCACACTACAATTGCGGTGGCCCCCATCCTCCTTGGGAGGAATCTTGTCACCGACATGATCTGGGATGGCATGCGGGCGGCCGACTATCTCGAAACCCGCGCAGATCTGGATCCAAAGCGGATAGCGGTTTCCGGCAATTCCGGAGGAGGGATGATGACGTCCTACCTGATCGCTCTCGAGCCCCGGCTCGTGGCTGCCGCTCCCGGGTGCTTCATCACGACGAGTGCGCGAAAGAATGAACATCCCGGCCCCGGGGATCCCGAGCAGGACATTTTTGCACAGTACCGCTACGGGATGGACATTCCCGACTACTTGGTGATGGCCGCGCCGCGGCCGGTCCTGATCCTGTCCGCCACGCGCGACTATGTGCCGATTGCCGGTGCATGGGAGGCGTTCCGGGATGCGAAACGAATCTACACGCGGCTTGGGTATCCGGAACGCATCGATCTCGTGGAGACGGATGCGACGCATGGATTCAGCCTGCAGCTCCGCGAGGGCGCGGTACGATGGATGCGGCGCTGGCTGCTGGGGATTGACGAGCCGGTTTTCGAAAAGGAAACGCCGCATTTCAGCAACGAGGAGATCCAGTGCACGCCGAAGGGGTCAGTGCTTTCGCTTCCTGGAGCGCGCTCAATCTACGACCTCAATCGCGAACGCGCTGCGCGACTTGCGCATGAAAGAAAGTCCGTGTGGGCGGAGCTGACGGACGCCGCCCGGCGCGAACGCATCAGAGAGGTCGCGAACATCAGAAATGTTGACACGCTGCCCCCCCTCCGCGCCGAAAGCAGGGGGTCCCTCAAACGCCCTGGCATGACGATTGAGCGCCTGATTTTTTCGCGCGACGGTGATGTCCCGCTTCCCGCCCTCAGATTCACGCCTGCGCAACCCGCGGCGCGAGCCTGCCTTTATGTGCATGGCGCTGGCAAGCAGGCGGATGCCGGGGAGGACGGACCGATCGCGAAGCTTGTCGCCGACGGCACGGAGGTGCTGGCGGTTGACCTTCGTGGTTTTGGGGAAACCAGCATGAAGGCCTGGCGCAGGGGACCCGCAGCGGTTGCCGGGGACAATGGCGCCGAGTATCTGGTCGCCTACATGATGGGCAGGTCGCTTTTGGGAATGAGGGCGGAGGATATCCTTGGCGTGGTGAAGGCCTGGAAGGCGATGCCGGGCGGACCTGCAGCCTCGATCGAGATGATCGCGTTGGAGGATGCGGCTGTACCAGCGCTCAATGCCGCGGCGGCTTATCCTGCAAGTTTCTCCTCCGTGCGATTGGTCAGGTCCATTGAGTCGTGGGAGAGCGTCATTGACGCAACCGTGCCTCACCGCCAGTTGGAGTCTGCCATCCACGGGGTGTTGCGCACCTACGATCTGACGGACTTGGTGCCGCTCGCCGGGCGGGTCAAGTATGTCGATCCCGTGGATGGTGCGGGCCGGCCGCTGGGCGCGGGTCATTCAGCCCGGTAG